One genomic window of Daphnia pulex isolate KAP4 chromosome 10, ASM2113471v1 includes the following:
- the LOC124204207 gene encoding E3 SUMO-protein ligase NSE2-like, with product MDHRLPGPNSNIAENIKQAKEKVIQVYDMLPNFCSNEEIPELLDDLRSVMKDYVLLDTKYKDLKTSKQKVIQLCTEKVKKDIAEGRESSVAFDEINELLKNTLRNEMEKHHEGFLEKDPLYITMKNFGEDEINNAEDQAMNNEDDLAVTGETIQTIDPYSKKEFSDPVKNLNCKHTYEREIIMGLIATNSKTRCYWMGCNNRVAIRAEHLVSDDELKRYINRLKTRAAI from the exons atggATCATAGACTTCCAGGTCCTAATTCAAACATAGCTGAAAACATTAAacaggcaaaagaaaaggtcATTCAAGTTTACGACATGCTGccaaatttttgttcaaatgaAG AAATTCCTGAATTACTGGATGACCTCCGAAGTGTAATGAAAGACTATGTCTTGCTCGACACAAAATACAAAGACCTTAAAACAAGCAAGCAGAAAGTAATTCAGTTATGCACTgaaaaagtgaagaaagaCATTGCAGAGGGTAGAGAAAGCTCAGTTGCTTTCGATGAAATCAATGAA TTGTTGAAAAATACTttgagaaatgaaatggagaaaCATCATGAAGGGTTTTTGGAAAAAGATCCTTTGTACATCACTATGAAGAATTTTGGTGAAGATGAAATTAACAATGCAGAAGACCAAGCAATGAATAATGAAGACGACCTGGCAGTCACTGGAGAAACCATTCAGACAATTGATCCTTAttcaaagaaagaattttctgATCCTGTTAAAAACCTGAACTGTAAACACACATATGAAAGGGAAATCATCATGGGACTGATAGCAACAAACTCGAAAACCCGATGTTATTGGATGGGATGCAACAATCGGGTGGCTATTAGAGCTGAACATCTCGTTTCTGATGATGAACTGAAACGTTACATAAATCGACTGAAAACAAGAGCGgccatttaa
- the LOC124204416 gene encoding cuticle protein 18.6-like — protein MKFFIFAALVSVAVAKSAYTAPSYAAPATQAYSAPAYSAPMYSSPSYETHYVAQPYNFDWAVKEAGYYNDNLDYSHSESSDGKVTTGTYHVVLPDGRTQIVTYRADSYGYVANVKYEGEAKYPEYKPASYATPSYSAPRANVYSSPVYNAPTMAAPVYSAPAQKVSEY, from the exons atgaag TTCTTCATCTTCGCCGCCCTCGTCTCTGTAGCCGTTGCCAAATCGGCTTACACAGCTCCGTCTTATGCTGCACCTGCTACCCAGGCGTATTCGGCCCCAGCTTACTCGGCACCAATGTATTCATCACCCTCTTACGAAACCCACTAT GTCGCTCAACCCTACAACTTTGACTGGGCTGTTAAGGAGGCTGGATACTATAATGATAACCTCGACTATTCTCATTCCGAGAGCAGTGACGGTAAAGTAACCACCGGAACGTACCATGTTGTTCTACCCGATGGCCGCACCCAGATTGTCACCTACAGAGCTGACAGCTATGGATACGTTGCTAATGTCAAGTACGAAGGTGAAGCCAAGTACCCAGAATACAAACCTGCCTCATATGCCACACCCTCTTACTCTGCCCCCCGTGCCAACGTATATTCTTCCCCTGTCTACAATGCTCCTACCATGGCTGCACCAGTCTATTCTGCTCCTGCCCAGAAGGTTTCCGAGTACTAA
- the LOC124204208 gene encoding FAD-linked sulfhydryl oxidase ALR-like gives MASQQSEDFSPHGNKGIKKPCRACSDFKTWTTNLNQNANVQEKMNSQIPQSTAAETKSSFLTKSSHTVEKTFPECPLDRQQLGRNSWSVLHTIAAYYPETPTVDQQKDMVQFMALFTKFYPCTDCSEDFKERLIANPPATQNNFILSQWLCAMHNEVNVKLGKPEFDCSLVNQRWRNGWKDGSCD, from the exons atggcgAGTCAACAAAGCGAGGATTTTTCCCCCCACGGAAATAAAGGGATAAAAAAACCTTGTCGAGCATGTTCAGATTTTAAAACATGGACTACCAATTTAAACCAAAATGCCAATGTTCAGGAGAAAATGAATAGTCAG ATTCCTCAATCTACTGCTGCTGAAACAAAGTCAAGTTTTCTGACAAAGTCTTCACACACAGTagagaaaacatttccagAATGCCCCTTGGATCGTCAACAATTGGGCAGAAACTCTTGGAGTGTTCTCCACACAATAGCTGCATATTATCCTGAAACACCTACTGTTGATCAACAGAAGGACATGGTTCAATTCATGGCACTGTTTACAAAATTCTATCCATGCACTGATTGTTCTGAAGATTTCAAAGAGCG ATTGATTGCAAACCCACCTGCAACACAGAACAATTTTATACTATCTCAGTGGCTATGTGCCATGCACAATGAAGTTAATGTTAAGCTAGGGAAACCAGAATTTGATTGTAGTTTAGTTAACCAGAGATGGCGAAATGGATGGAAGGATGGATCATGTGATTAG
- the LOC124204250 gene encoding cuticle protein 18.6-like yields MKFFIFNALVSVAVAKSAYTAPSYAALATQAYSAPAYSAPMYSSPSYETHYVAQPYNFDWAVKEAGYYNDNLDYSHSESSDGKVTTGTYHVVLPDGRTQIVTYRADSYEYVANVKYEGEAKYPEYKPASYATPSYSAPRANVYSSPVYNAPTMAAPVYSAPAQKVSEY; encoded by the exons ATGAAG ttcttcatcttcaacGCCCTCGTCTCTGTAGCCGTTGCCAAATCGGCTTACACAGCTCCGTCTTATGCTGCACTTGCTACCCAGGCGTATTCGGCCCCAGCTTACTCGGCACCAATGTATTCATCACCCTCTTACGAAACCCACTAT GTCGCTCAACCCTACAACTTTGACTGGGCTGTTAAGGAGGCTGGATACTATAATGATAACCTCGACTATTCTCATTCCGAGAGCAGTGACGGTAAAGTAACCACCGGAACGTACCATGTTGTTCTCCCCGATGGCCGCACCCAGATTGTCACCTACAGAGCTGACAGCTATGAATACGTTGCTAATGTCAAGTACGAAGGTGAAGCCAAGTACCCAGAATACAAACCTGCCTCATATGCCACACCCTCTTACTCTGCCCCCCGTGCCAACGTATATTCTTCCCCTGTCTACAATGCTCCTACCATGGCTGCACCAGTCTATTCTGCTCCTGCCCAGAAGGTTTCCGAGTACTAa
- the LOC124204188 gene encoding cuticle protein 18.6-like, protein MKFFIFAALVSVAVAKSAYTAPSYAAPATQAYSAPAYSAPMYSSPSYETHYVAQPYNFDWAVKEAGYYNDNLDYSHSESSDGKVTTGTYHVVLPDGRTQIVTYRADSYGYVANVKYEGEAKYPEYKPASYATPSYSSPRANVYSSPVYNAPTMAAPVYSAPAQKVSEY, encoded by the exons atgaag TTCTTCATCTTCGCCGCCCTCGTCTCTGTAGCCGTTGCCAAATCGGCTTACACAGCTCCGTCTTATGCTGCACCTGCTACCCAGGCGTATTCGGCCCCAGCTTACTCGGCACCAATGTATTCATCACCCTCTTACGAAACCCACTAT GTCGCTCAACCCTACAACTTTGACTGGGCTGTTAAGGAGGCTGGATACTATAATGATAACCTCGACTATTCTCATTCCGAGAGCAGTGACGGTAAAGTAACCACCGGAACGTACCATGTTGTTCTACCCGATGGCCGCACCCAGATTGTCACCTACAGAGCTGACAGCTATGGATACGTTGCTAATGTCAAGTACGAAGGTGAAGCCAAGTACCCAGAATACAAACCTGCCTCATATGCCACACCCTCTTACTCTTCCCCCCGTGCCAACGTATATTCTTCCCCTGTCTACAATGCTCCTACCATGGCTGCACCAGTCTATTCTGCTCCTGCCCAGAAGGTTTCCGAGTACTAA
- the LOC124204394 gene encoding uncharacterized protein LOC124204394, translated as MAPITINREIGVIEPNKDQDGSEEDDTDDQISFVTVEELSENGLIDDWVLSHSPSGVFQEADHDVNSEAGPIEVDDQLPVSPEHIPAPPAVNPVELIQSLPGEEPLILGRWSVGRSSRAPQYTARYNEYKRGLADKADMVLLDEFRTNELALVAEPFDPQSYDKAVASDCPEKWMAAFKEEFDSLEKNNTWKLVEKLPPGYTAINCKWIGKIKPGYEGVPERYN; from the coding sequence ATGGCACCAATCACGATCAACCGTGAAATCGGTGTCATTGAGCCGAACAAAGACCAGGACGGCAGCGAAGAAGACGACACTGATGACCAAATATCGTTCGTAACGGTCGAAGAATTATCTGAAAATGGATTGATTGATGACTGGGTACTGAGTCATAGCCCGTCTGGTGTTTTTCAAGAAGCTGACCACGACGTGAATTCTGAAGCTGGACCAATAGAAGTCGATGATCAATTGCCAGTGTCACCTGAACATATTCCTGCACCACCTGCCGTGAATCCTGTCGAGCTAATCCAAAGTCTACCTGGGGAGGAGCCACTGATACTTGGCAGATGGAGCGTTGGTCGATCAAGCAGAGCACCTCAATATACTGCGAGGTACAATGAGTACAAAAGAGGTCTGGCAGATAAAGCGGATATGGTGCTTCTCGATGAGTTTCGTACAAACGAATTAGCTCTCGTTGCCGAGCCATTTGATCCTCAGAGTTATGATAAAGCAGTAGCGTCGGATTGTCCTGAAAAGTGGATGGCGGCATTCAAAGAGGAATTTGACTCTctggagaaaaacaacaccTGGAAGCTAGTCGAAAAACTGCCTCCCGGATACACTGCTATCAACTGCAAATGGATTGGGAAAATTAAACCAGGTTACGAAGGTGTGCCGGAGAGATACAATTGA